A genome region from Archaeoglobus fulgidus DSM 4304 includes the following:
- a CDS encoding DUF7289 family protein, which produces MNNNGVSEVVGALLTVVVIVTAAGIIYVISHPVIANSIDNVNYQNAVKNMAEIKEIVQRMKYGSEVATSKVIQLNGGSMSNARFFNFTVFTTELPPGLQGNPNPNINAIIHAAHDIEVDWYTHTLNIEIAGREIVFESGIFVKEYGSVNPIPISEPDIIVTNDTLYLSIYDFIGDYSAGGQKITINFKHNFTTIFSNVTSFELKSEFCDIWKKSFEKALNDVPSKPADFEDDDCIDNTIKIKKASGDISIIFTRVEVT; this is translated from the coding sequence TTGAATAACAACGGCGTTTCAGAAGTTGTGGGAGCACTACTTACAGTTGTAGTCATAGTCACCGCAGCCGGAATAATCTACGTAATCTCGCATCCAGTTATAGCAAACTCCATAGACAACGTGAACTACCAGAACGCCGTAAAAAACATGGCCGAAATCAAGGAAATTGTGCAGAGAATGAAGTACGGCAGTGAGGTTGCAACGTCTAAAGTTATTCAGCTCAACGGTGGGAGCATGTCGAATGCGAGATTTTTCAATTTCACAGTTTTTACTACCGAACTCCCACCCGGGTTGCAGGGAAATCCTAATCCTAACATCAATGCAATCATTCATGCTGCTCACGACATAGAGGTTGACTGGTACACGCATACGCTTAACATTGAAATCGCAGGAAGGGAAATCGTGTTCGAGTCGGGAATATTCGTTAAGGAGTATGGCTCGGTAAATCCTATTCCCATATCCGAACCTGACATCATAGTCACCAACGACACGCTATACCTGTCAATCTACGACTTTATAGGAGATTACTCTGCCGGAGGACAAAAAATCACTATCAACTTCAAACACAACTTCACAACAATTTTCAGCAACGTAACCTCCTTTGAACTTAAGTCGGAATTCTGCGATATATGGAAAAAATCTTTCGAAAAAGCGCTAAACGACGTTCCGTCAAAGCCCGCTGATTTCGAGGATGATGACTGCATCGACAACACGATAAAAATTAAGAAAGCCAGTGGCGACATCAGCATAATTTTCACGAGGGTTGAGGTCACATGA
- a CDS encoding vWA domain-containing protein — protein sequence MREVIVEPDERGVSLLLEYLLLTAILGVFVVILGLSIHDTLTEAQVSRVVENQFADVASQISAFYTDYILLRPPSGYIKTKVSILPEVGDYEYNVKLEKEGSNVFVRVKSTTGEFESASGLGLDKFILPNGEKLEINAQGEFISTKAEGEEEKPEIVYGREEECPFEVKPRFKFSPSSIEKGGSTEVDVYFDNSDEITKNVAWNITLWNGTVIHGTEKSASFDIKVDDITGCNQVGTYEYECKAEIFAWIDEPEYTENGNLRCNGTYTQSLLVSEQPAQSNPYLVYDKWVEPKDVSPGETFEVHLRLEGRGFVNQAINLSTVHVVDVSGSMMDPTIYKNYTVTVVPKIVRKTINLTDSGKLEIWAYTTDRLPEWYTDDACKACYANCPWYGEGYDASFVRLYVNNVESGNEYSEGAKLGKYYSDTVGPGNYTIEVVARAPKQINLTILVKFNSTEEILNQTVPYENYQEISFELPGLVEYKWLAITGLDHTPYWSNAYWSDWNTIEYYTVDDRVRYWRYIERICGYNSFTYDGENVLLDQWVVGPSEKTYVLKRYYDGNYYGWYYAWNNYGYDFYSDFFVPNPTPGTYKIIIVPLTKESIVIEPKVVMKRMDAAKLAAITFNNMLGEGDFVGLATFTTYAERISVNQTPLKYMTKDKLRVNNEIEGLYAKLATDHADALYWGVKVFPIWPDETQNNCTECINNTRPLMILLTDGETTTCDKNEDYFNNTCKNKCVRDNGHYGAQQALCVADYIKRNIKVNGFNIPICTIGFGTDIGSDGQAFLRDIASPRPDNGEACYFFATTSEELIEAYKTIFNIFQIAAKNISIHETVNVSTGGIFEFVSAHATSNKGTPVNLQVEHLADKTVIKIDLQSIQKDEVVELVVKLKVKEDAPEGTYDINIDGATESYIEFTALNYLGQETTQCPAGTTPADGKCKLLIQSDRDKVTIRKGEGGAISLE from the coding sequence GTGCGGGAAGTGATTGTTGAGCCCGATGAAAGGGGAGTTTCGTTACTTTTAGAGTATTTGCTACTCACCGCTATTCTAGGAGTGTTTGTTGTAATCTTAGGCTTATCAATCCACGACACACTCACTGAAGCTCAGGTTTCAAGGGTTGTTGAAAACCAGTTTGCCGATGTGGCTTCCCAGATTTCTGCCTTTTACACAGACTACATTTTGCTCAGGCCGCCCTCTGGCTACATTAAAACGAAGGTGTCCATTTTACCTGAAGTTGGTGACTATGAGTACAACGTTAAGTTGGAAAAGGAAGGAAGCAACGTTTTTGTGAGAGTAAAAAGCACCACGGGTGAATTTGAGTCTGCGAGCGGGCTTGGATTGGACAAGTTCATCCTTCCAAACGGAGAAAAGCTTGAAATAAACGCCCAGGGTGAGTTTATAAGCACAAAGGCGGAAGGTGAAGAAGAGAAACCTGAAATTGTTTATGGGAGAGAGGAGGAGTGTCCTTTTGAAGTCAAACCCCGGTTTAAGTTCTCGCCAAGCAGTATTGAGAAGGGAGGCAGCACCGAAGTGGACGTGTACTTTGATAACTCTGACGAAATAACAAAAAATGTGGCTTGGAATATCACCCTCTGGAATGGAACGGTTATACATGGAACTGAAAAGTCAGCCAGCTTTGATATTAAAGTTGATGACATTACTGGCTGCAACCAAGTTGGAACTTATGAATACGAATGCAAGGCAGAAATCTTTGCATGGATTGATGAGCCAGAATACACCGAAAACGGAAATTTAAGATGTAATGGAACCTATACTCAATCTCTGCTTGTGTCTGAGCAGCCGGCGCAGTCAAACCCTTACTTGGTTTACGACAAGTGGGTCGAGCCAAAAGACGTTTCTCCGGGAGAGACTTTTGAAGTTCATCTGAGGTTGGAGGGCAGAGGGTTTGTAAATCAGGCAATTAACCTCTCTACTGTGCATGTGGTTGATGTTTCCGGGAGCATGATGGACCCTACAATATACAAAAACTATACTGTAACTGTTGTTCCCAAAATTGTAAGGAAAACAATAAATCTTACTGATTCTGGGAAACTTGAAATTTGGGCTTACACGACTGACCGACTTCCAGAATGGTACACAGATGATGCCTGTAAGGCATGTTATGCCAACTGTCCTTGGTACGGTGAAGGGTATGACGCCTCTTTTGTTAGATTGTATGTTAATAATGTGGAAAGTGGTAACGAGTACTCAGAAGGAGCAAAGTTGGGCAAGTACTATTCCGACACTGTCGGTCCGGGTAACTACACAATTGAGGTTGTAGCGAGAGCCCCCAAGCAAATAAATTTAACGATCCTCGTTAAATTTAATTCTACAGAAGAGATTCTAAATCAAACCGTTCCCTATGAGAACTATCAGGAAATCAGCTTTGAGCTGCCGGGATTGGTTGAGTATAAGTGGTTGGCAATTACGGGACTGGACCACACGCCGTATTGGAGTAACGCGTATTGGAGCGATTGGAATACAATCGAGTATTACACAGTAGACGATAGAGTAAGATATTGGAGATATATTGAGAGAATATGTGGTTACAATTCTTTCACCTATGACGGAGAAAATGTCCTCCTTGACCAATGGGTGGTGGGACCATCCGAGAAAACATATGTTCTGAAGAGATATTATGATGGGAACTATTATGGGTGGTATTACGCTTGGAACAATTATGGATACGATTTTTATTCGGACTTTTTTGTACCAAACCCCACTCCGGGAACTTATAAAATCATAATTGTTCCATTGACAAAAGAAAGTATTGTCATAGAACCAAAAGTTGTTATGAAAAGAATGGATGCCGCAAAATTGGCAGCAATAACTTTCAATAACATGCTTGGAGAGGGTGACTTCGTAGGTCTAGCAACATTCACAACATATGCTGAGAGGATTTCAGTTAATCAGACACCACTCAAGTATATGACTAAGGATAAACTCAGAGTGAACAATGAAATCGAGGGATTATACGCTAAACTGGCGACAGACCACGCCGACGCCCTGTACTGGGGAGTGAAAGTATTTCCGATATGGCCTGACGAAACACAGAACAACTGCACAGAGTGCATAAACAACACACGCCCGTTGATGATATTGCTGACTGACGGTGAGACAACAACATGCGACAAAAATGAAGACTACTTCAACAACACTTGTAAAAACAAATGTGTCAGGGATAACGGGCATTATGGTGCTCAACAGGCATTATGTGTGGCAGATTATATAAAGAGAAACATAAAGGTTAATGGCTTCAATATACCAATTTGTACAATCGGATTCGGGACGGATATAGGCAGTGACGGGCAGGCTTTCCTTAGAGATATAGCCTCACCCCGTCCGGACAACGGCGAAGCGTGCTACTTCTTCGCTACAACCAGCGAGGAGCTTATTGAAGCCTACAAGACCATTTTCAACATATTCCAGATAGCCGCAAAGAACATCTCAATACATGAGACTGTGAACGTTTCTACGGGTGGTATTTTTGAGTTCGTCAGCGCACATGCAACGTCCAACAAGGGCACCCCTGTAAATCTACAGGTTGAGCACTTAGCGGACAAGACAGTAATAAAAATAGACCTTCAGTCAATACAGAAAGACGAGGTTGTTGAGCTTGTTGTGAAGCTGAAGGTGAAAGAGGATGCGCCGGAGGGAACCTACGATATAAATATTGACGGAGCTACCGAATCCTACATTGAATTTACCGCCCTCAACTATCTTGGCCAAGAAACCACGCAGTGTCCTGCCGGCACAACGCCCGCTGACGGGAAATGCAAGCTTCTGATTCAGTCCGATAGGGACAAAGTTACAATAAGAAAGGGAGAGGGAGGTGCTATATCACTTGAATAA